In Pseudochaenichthys georgianus chromosome 6, fPseGeo1.2, whole genome shotgun sequence, a single window of DNA contains:
- the cax2 gene encoding uncharacterized protein cax2 isoform X1, translated as MSLSAAQSSYTSSRRRRPAEHDQDLPQEHDPQASLDHEQFHDRLTNPTDTPSTNHSICPALCTTKCMPAHTCQSHHAYDESWEEIQSKRTIRAENEVEANKLVNNYRFGFRKWKSHVTERPFEVRSEVVKELYSELNIIKPYSGHLITCGNVAYVLLFGWWISLAYFLIGLFMFITITGVPYGKLCLKLSCYFLWPFGKSIHEIGKTLRICCEQAPDCECDLERTEDDSPVLLPSPTDGPVPELPGRPLRTPYWHRFSTYVWLLLGYPPLVVIHSLACFISWILVFTIPVSKMNARTLGVILVLAPEDVSVTSCTQRKHQIYETRALLCCYQATNWYYYKYTVDGINVFAVNLLPLVIVAIVIGYIDRENQYASSDVKFAIAICSIIPLSYYIGMGIASISAQSNFAVGAVVNATFGSITELTFYITALLRGHRAANPCLQEVVKAALTGTLLGCILFIPGVCMIIGGLKHSEQRFNSRSTGVSAALLFISVGGVFAPTLFSKAYGSLVCDACANSSGGNSSGAFVCHNCHYDLNNGTLFRNHVEPLVYTVSALLPVAYIIGLIFTLKTHSHIYDIHVGGGQENGPHGAVVHWSRWRSLVILIMATVLTSACADLATEHIQPILNQPNVSQYFIGVTVLAMVPEIPEIVNGIQFALQNNISLSLEVGSCIAVQVCMLQIPILVLFNACYDVGFVLLFSDMHLWASMFSVILVNYIFMDGKSDYFQGTALVVVYLILLAMYFFAPSPTGC; from the exons ATGTCCCTTTCAGCCGCACAGAGCTCATACACCAGCAGCCGGAGGAGGAGGCCAGCTGAACACGACCAAG ATCTTCCACAGGAGCATGATCCCCAGGCCAGTCTCGATCATGAACAGTTCCACGACCGACTGACAAATCCCACAGACACTCCATCTACAAATCACTCTATATGTCCTGCACTGTGCACAACTAAATGCATGCCTGCACACACAT GTCAGAGTCATCATGCCTACGATGAAAGCTGGGAGGAGATCCAAAGCAAGAGAACCATCAGAGCGGAAAACGAAGTAGAAGCAAACAAACTAGTCAACAACTACAGG tttgGTTTCAGAAAGTGGAAGAGCCACGTGACGGAGCGTCCATTTGAAGTCAGGTCAGAGGTTGTGAAAGAGCTCTACTCTGAACTGAACATCATCAAACCATATTCAG GTCATCTCATCACTTGTGGAAACGTAGCATATGTGCTTCTCTTTGGTTGGTGGATCTCTCTGGCCTATTTCCTGATTGGCCTCTTTATGTTCATCACTATCACTGGTGTACCCTATG GCAAGCTTTGCTTGAAGTTGTCCTGCTACTTCCTGTGGCCCTTCGGCAAGTCAATCCATGAG ATTGGAAAAACATTGAGGATATGTTGTGAGCAAGCACCAGACTGTGAGTGTGACTTGGAGCGGACGGAAGATGACTCCCCAGTCCTGCTGCCGTCCCCCACAGACGGGCCGGTCCCAGAGCTGCCAGGACGACCTCTCCGCACTCCCTACTGG CATCGCTTCTCCACCTATGTGTGGTTGCTGCTGGGATATCCTCCTCTAGTTGTAATCCACTCCCTGGCCTGCTTCATCTCCTGGATCCTGGTCTTCACCATCCCTGTTAGCAAGATGAACGCACGGACACTGGGCGTCATCCTTGTCCTGGCTCCTGAGGACGTCTCTGTCACCTCCTGCACACAGAGGAAG CATCAAATCTATGAGACCAGAGCACTGCTGTGCTGCTACCAGGCGACAAACTGGTACTACTACAAGTACACTGTTGATGGGATCAATGTGTTCGCTGTCA ACCTCCTCCCTCTGGTAATAGTTGCCATTGTAATTGGATATATTGACAGAGAAAACCAGTATGCCAGCTCTGACGTCAAGTTTGCCATCGCAATCTGCTCCATCATACCTCTGTCTTATTATATCGGTATGGGCATTGCCAG TATCTCAGCTCAGAGTAACTTTGCAGTGGGTGCGGTAGTGAACGCCACCTTCGGCTCCATCACAGAGTTGACCTTCTACATCACAGCCTTGCTCAGAGGTCACCGGGCAGCCAACCCGTGTCTGCAGGAGGTCGTCAAAGCAGCGCTGACTGGCACTTTGCTTGGCTGCATCCTCTTCATCCCT GGCGTCTGTATGATAATCGGAGGACTGAAACACAGTGAGCAACGATTCAACAGTCGCTCTACAGGAGTGAGCGCTGCATTGCTTTTTATCTCTGTAGGAG GTGTGTTTGCCCCCACGCTGTTCTCCAAGGCTTATGGAAGTCTGGTGTGCGACGCCTGCGCCAACTCCTCTGGAGGAAACAGCAGCGGGGCGTTTGTCTGTCACAACTGCCACTACGACCTG AACAATGGTACACTGTTCCGCAACCATGTGGA GCCACTGGTGTACACAGTGTCTGCCCTCCTGCCAGTTGCCTACATAATTGGTCTGATATTCACACTGAAGACACACTCCCACATTTATGACATCCATGTTGGAGGCGGACAGG AGAATGGCCCCCATGGAGCAGTGGTCCACTGGTCACGGTGGAGGTCTCTGGTCATCCTCATCATGGCTACTGTGCTCACGTCTGCTTGTGCCGATCTAGCCACCGAGCACATCCAGCCCATACTAAACCAGCCCAACGTCTCTCAG TATTTCATCGGGGTGACAGTTCTCGCCATGGTGCCTGAGATCCCAGAGATTGTAAATGGGATCCAGTTTGCTCTCCAGAACAACATCAGTCTAAG ctTGGAGGTGGGAAGCTGTATTGCTGTTCAGGTCTGCATGCTGCAGATTCCAATTCTGGTCTTATTCAATGCCTGCTAT GATGTGGGATTTGTGCTGCTGTTCAGTGACATGCACCTGTGGGCCAGTATGTTCAGTGTGATTCTTGTCAACTACATCTTCATGGACGGCAAGTCTGATTATTTTCAAG
- the cax2 gene encoding uncharacterized protein cax2 isoform X2 has protein sequence MPAHTCQSHHAYDESWEEIQSKRTIRAENEVEANKLVNNYRFGFRKWKSHVTERPFEVRSEVVKELYSELNIIKPYSGHLITCGNVAYVLLFGWWISLAYFLIGLFMFITITGVPYGKLCLKLSCYFLWPFGKSIHEIGKTLRICCEQAPDCECDLERTEDDSPVLLPSPTDGPVPELPGRPLRTPYWHRFSTYVWLLLGYPPLVVIHSLACFISWILVFTIPVSKMNARTLGVILVLAPEDVSVTSCTQRKHQIYETRALLCCYQATNWYYYKYTVDGINVFAVNLLPLVIVAIVIGYIDRENQYASSDVKFAIAICSIIPLSYYIGMGIASISAQSNFAVGAVVNATFGSITELTFYITALLRGHRAANPCLQEVVKAALTGTLLGCILFIPGVCMIIGGLKHSEQRFNSRSTGVSAALLFISVGGVFAPTLFSKAYGSLVCDACANSSGGNSSGAFVCHNCHYDLNNGTLFRNHVEPLVYTVSALLPVAYIIGLIFTLKTHSHIYDIHVGGGQENGPHGAVVHWSRWRSLVILIMATVLTSACADLATEHIQPILNQPNVSQYFIGVTVLAMVPEIPEIVNGIQFALQNNISLSLEVGSCIAVQVCMLQIPILVLFNACYDVGFVLLFSDMHLWASMFSVILVNYIFMDGKSDYFQGTALVVVYLILLAMYFFAPSPTGC, from the exons ATGCCTGCACACACAT GTCAGAGTCATCATGCCTACGATGAAAGCTGGGAGGAGATCCAAAGCAAGAGAACCATCAGAGCGGAAAACGAAGTAGAAGCAAACAAACTAGTCAACAACTACAGG tttgGTTTCAGAAAGTGGAAGAGCCACGTGACGGAGCGTCCATTTGAAGTCAGGTCAGAGGTTGTGAAAGAGCTCTACTCTGAACTGAACATCATCAAACCATATTCAG GTCATCTCATCACTTGTGGAAACGTAGCATATGTGCTTCTCTTTGGTTGGTGGATCTCTCTGGCCTATTTCCTGATTGGCCTCTTTATGTTCATCACTATCACTGGTGTACCCTATG GCAAGCTTTGCTTGAAGTTGTCCTGCTACTTCCTGTGGCCCTTCGGCAAGTCAATCCATGAG ATTGGAAAAACATTGAGGATATGTTGTGAGCAAGCACCAGACTGTGAGTGTGACTTGGAGCGGACGGAAGATGACTCCCCAGTCCTGCTGCCGTCCCCCACAGACGGGCCGGTCCCAGAGCTGCCAGGACGACCTCTCCGCACTCCCTACTGG CATCGCTTCTCCACCTATGTGTGGTTGCTGCTGGGATATCCTCCTCTAGTTGTAATCCACTCCCTGGCCTGCTTCATCTCCTGGATCCTGGTCTTCACCATCCCTGTTAGCAAGATGAACGCACGGACACTGGGCGTCATCCTTGTCCTGGCTCCTGAGGACGTCTCTGTCACCTCCTGCACACAGAGGAAG CATCAAATCTATGAGACCAGAGCACTGCTGTGCTGCTACCAGGCGACAAACTGGTACTACTACAAGTACACTGTTGATGGGATCAATGTGTTCGCTGTCA ACCTCCTCCCTCTGGTAATAGTTGCCATTGTAATTGGATATATTGACAGAGAAAACCAGTATGCCAGCTCTGACGTCAAGTTTGCCATCGCAATCTGCTCCATCATACCTCTGTCTTATTATATCGGTATGGGCATTGCCAG TATCTCAGCTCAGAGTAACTTTGCAGTGGGTGCGGTAGTGAACGCCACCTTCGGCTCCATCACAGAGTTGACCTTCTACATCACAGCCTTGCTCAGAGGTCACCGGGCAGCCAACCCGTGTCTGCAGGAGGTCGTCAAAGCAGCGCTGACTGGCACTTTGCTTGGCTGCATCCTCTTCATCCCT GGCGTCTGTATGATAATCGGAGGACTGAAACACAGTGAGCAACGATTCAACAGTCGCTCTACAGGAGTGAGCGCTGCATTGCTTTTTATCTCTGTAGGAG GTGTGTTTGCCCCCACGCTGTTCTCCAAGGCTTATGGAAGTCTGGTGTGCGACGCCTGCGCCAACTCCTCTGGAGGAAACAGCAGCGGGGCGTTTGTCTGTCACAACTGCCACTACGACCTG AACAATGGTACACTGTTCCGCAACCATGTGGA GCCACTGGTGTACACAGTGTCTGCCCTCCTGCCAGTTGCCTACATAATTGGTCTGATATTCACACTGAAGACACACTCCCACATTTATGACATCCATGTTGGAGGCGGACAGG AGAATGGCCCCCATGGAGCAGTGGTCCACTGGTCACGGTGGAGGTCTCTGGTCATCCTCATCATGGCTACTGTGCTCACGTCTGCTTGTGCCGATCTAGCCACCGAGCACATCCAGCCCATACTAAACCAGCCCAACGTCTCTCAG TATTTCATCGGGGTGACAGTTCTCGCCATGGTGCCTGAGATCCCAGAGATTGTAAATGGGATCCAGTTTGCTCTCCAGAACAACATCAGTCTAAG ctTGGAGGTGGGAAGCTGTATTGCTGTTCAGGTCTGCATGCTGCAGATTCCAATTCTGGTCTTATTCAATGCCTGCTAT GATGTGGGATTTGTGCTGCTGTTCAGTGACATGCACCTGTGGGCCAGTATGTTCAGTGTGATTCTTGTCAACTACATCTTCATGGACGGCAAGTCTGATTATTTTCAAG